The genomic window TCAGCAATTTGAAGGCCTGCTCTTTAGTCAGCGGTTTTTCAGAGACCAAATTAATCTGGCCTTTGACGCGTGGATCAATGATAAATGTGTTGCCGGTATAGTGGCCGATTGCTTTCACCACCGACTCGATATCGGCGCCAACAAAGTTTAATGCCGCGGCATTTTGGGCGGGATCCTGGGCGTAGGCAAGCTGCATAGTCGAAGCGAGACAACTAAGGCTCAACACCGCGATGCCTGGCAATTTACGCCATATGATTGCTGGTCGCACTGCTACATTATTGACTGTCATGGTTGCTACTACCTTCAATGGATTTTTTCTCATTTGAACTCTAACGCTATCACATCTTTATCGCCGTCTCTACGACGCTGCCCAAGCAAACCTAGTAAATTTGCCAACTTTTCTTCTTGTCCGGTCTCAGCCTGAGCCTTACCAGAAAACTGAAACCGCCCAGCATTTAAACTCCCATTGCCGCTCAACAACATGGGACCTTTTTGCGATGTCAGTACCACATCTGCAATTTGTCCATGCCAATCAAATGCCAAGCTATAACTTCCCAAAGGTTTAATCGAAGATAAACGCGAGCCCATATCGTTTAACTCCAATTGCATCTTACCGATAACATCGAGCTTAGTCTCGTAGCGCGTAAAATCGAGGCCACTCCAATTTAAACGCACTTGCCCAGTTGGGCCTATGGTATTAAGCGGTGCCCCCAGTCCTTCCAATCGCTCTGGAGGTAGCGACAAACTCGCGGCAGCGACATGCCACTGACTCAAATTACCATTCAACTTCACGGCTTGCGACAACACCTTACTATTCTCTAGCACCACATCCAACTGCCCCAGCAATAGCATGGGCGATATCTGCCAGGAAAAACGTCCTGGAAATAAAGGCGTCACTGGCCCACTAATTCCTGAAGCACCGCCCACAAAGGCAGAGCCACTCCAAAAACTACCGCGCACATCGCCCAGACTGAGTCGCCCGGCAGTTTGCTTCTCTAATATTAAGGCCAACCAACTCGCCGGCAAAAACACAAGTATGGTAGCGATTACACTCGCAATAGCGGCAAGCACCCACAATAAACCTACTCTTTTCGACATATCAGAATGCACTCTTCTGCTGCTTGAGCGTCAACACCACACTGACCTGTCCGACTTCGGTCAATGTAGTCAACTTGATTTCTTCGACAGTGAGACGCGCTGCTTTTTGCATTTCCAGCAGCCACTCCATCAAATTACTATACGATGCCGCCGTAATCTGTAAGCGAACCACATCATCAGCAGTGGTTAAGGTTTGTGCTTTTAAGCCTCGCCTCTGCAGGGAAGATTCGATCACTTCCCGCGTCACAGGAGCCACATCGGCAGTCATTTCACCTGCAATTTTGGCGTATTGCCCCGACATCACCGCCATCTCTGCGACCTGCAAGCGCAGTTGCGGTATCTTCTTTTCCAGATTGGCTCGATTGCTCAACGCTGGATTTACGAAGATCAAATAGACGATCGCGAGAAAGATACTAGCAATTCCTACACTTAACCATAAGCGCTCACGCGCATCACATTGCTGCCAAAATGAAGCCGCGGCCTCTAACATCATGCTTTGCTTCATTTCCCATCTCCTCGATCGGGCCGTATCTGCAACACGCCATCGCTAGTCGACACCAAGACCAAAGCATGTGCTTGTAAGCCAGCCTTAAATTGGTCCACTTGCAATAGGCCTGCCGATTTTATTTTAACGAACAAACTACGCTCTCTATATTCCATCGTCACGATAGCAGGTGCAGACGGTTTATCCGCCACCATGCCATCCCAAACTTGCGCAAATTGAGCCGACAAGACCAAAAAATCCTCAGGAGTCGATTCGCCCACCAATTTGCGGGAAAGATTGATTTTTTGCTGCATTTGCAATAAAGGATCCCGAATAACACTCTCTTTTGGGAAGCTTGTTCGATACGTTTGCGTTAATGAGTCGTTCAGCGCTTGCGCTTCGCGCTTCATAGACAGCCATTGCAGATTCAAACCGGCCAGATTAATCGTCAGAGTCGCCAAAGCCAAGCCCAAAGGCCAGCGCCATTTATGCCAATCAAAAGAAGTTTGATTATCATGCGACACCGACGACATCAAATCGATAGACGACGAATTAAGTCCGGCGATGCGCGCACGCCAATCACTGGGCTGAAAATGGAAACGTCCGGCTAATTCCTGATCACCTTCAGCCAGTTGCTGATACTGCGCCACATGCTCGGCCGGAAGTGCTACGCTCACAGCCGCACCGGCAGAAAACAAATTCAAAGTCTGCAACACTTCTTGTGCAAGAACGCCAGTCGTATCGCTAAGGCTATTCTCGGATCGCAAATCGATGGTCAAGCCCACCGCGTTCTGACCTGGCGGGCGAAGCGCCAATTCCAGCACTTGCTGTTGCGGCTCGATCAAAACACTCATCGCATCCGCTTGCGCTTGCATCGTCATAGAGAGCGCATAGGCGGTTAATTTCTTTGGCCGTAAAACCTGCGCCTCAGCATGCAGCGCCTCCATCCAGGATCGATCGACCGCTGCGATACTGCACATACCGTTGACAGGCGTACTGGCCAGCAAGATCAACTCAGAGGTGTCAGTGAGCAGTTGATCTTCTATTAAATTGGGTAAAGCCGCCTTTAATTTTGCGGCAGACATAGGCGGTATTTTGACCGTCAATAAGGTGACATCGCTGGCCGCCAGTAGTAGCGTTACTTGACGCGCATTTGCTGCTATGCCTTGCAATTTAGCCAGAGTCTCGCGCCCTTGCTGTTGCACTTCGCCATTTTCAGATATCAATGCATAAGGGCGCGCCAAGCCAGCCAAATCGCTGGAGGCACGTGCCACGTTTTTCGAGGGCGACAATAGATACAGTATGCTTGCCATATTTTATAAATACCTTTGAGCGTCTTTCTTGAGGCGGATACCGAGCCTATTTTTTTTCATCTTAATTTTCTCTTATCCACAACACTTTGCTGGCGATCGCAGTGCGTTCCAGTAAAGCATTCACTTCCAAAGCAGAGCGGCTTAACTTGACTTTACCATTGATAAAAAAATAGTTGGTCGAAAATGAAACACTCTTTGAATTAAGTGCAGTGATTTTTCCTGGAAAACGATTTTCAAAATCAGCCAGATCACGAAAATACGCCCTATCGCGACCAGCAACGATAATAGCAGCATCGGTAAGGCTAATATTCAGACAGGCCGACATCACTTCTTTCGATGTTGTATTCAAGTTGATCGTGGTTTTTTGCGGCAACACCGCAATAAAATCTTTTAAAGCCCGCAACATCTCAGGACTAAATCCGGTTACTGACAAAAGATCATCAATTTGACTAAAGCGTAAAAACTGCACATCCGCCGCCGCATCGGGAAAGCTGGAGTTGGCCGATCTACCGACGCCTTTCGTCGCGTCGCTCGATGAGGCTGCACTATCGGTAGAGATCAAGGGCGGCACGACAGGATTAGTGGTGCCGGATTTACCTGTCTCACCGCCACCCAGCACCGGTTTAGGCTGAGTGGAGGCGACTGCCCCCGCAACACTTTGTGCCAACAAGGGATTGATGCGCAAGTTAGTCAGCAAGCGCGCCAACACCGCAGTTTCTTGTATATCGGCGACCCCATTGACGGCAAGATTATTCAAATTAAAGCGAGATTGCGCGTCGGTTATTTTGCCATTCAAGCTCGCTTCACTTTGCTCCGTGTCCGCCTTACCGTTTTCTACGTATTGATCCAGATGGGTGTCGCCTAAAGTAACTGCCCAAGGCTCGCCCAAATGATCCACATTATTGGAATTTCTGACGTCTTCACGCAAAATTAAACGAGCCCAATCCAAAGCGCCGCGCAACACCCACTTTTTTTGCAACTGAAAGCGCTGATTTTCAATGGAGCGCACCTGCACTTGTTGCTGCCAAAACAAACTGGCGACTATCGTGATCGCTAACGTCGTTAATAATAAGGCCGTCACCACAGCAACACCGGTTTGCCTGAACTTCCTCATGCAGCACCCAGCAAAAACACTTTTAACAAGGGATGCTCGCGCCCTTGCAACTGCAAGGATACTTCAAGACCTGTTTTCGGCGGTACGGCCTTAGCACCCTGCTGATTTCCGGATGCCAGATCGCTACCAGCTACCCGCCAATTATTCTCGCTAGAATTCCATGTACGCATTTCAAACGCAATGATATTCGATTGCAGATTCACCGCGGGCATATTGTCCGTGCCACTCAAGGCACTCTGTAAAATACTATCGAGCACCCGCATATCCCGCGTGGCTTCTGACTCGCGCCGGCTCAACACACCTTCAACGACGCGGTAAGCGACCACCTGCAACCGAGTAGGCTGGAGATCTTCGTTGACAATGCGTATCATGATCAAATTTTGTCCAGATGCATACAAACTGGTTCGACCTGGCAATAAAAAATCTCCGGCAATATGGGCGCTATCGTTTTCCAATTGGGCAAAACTAATCTGTATGCCTCTAGTCTGCTCTAGCTCGGTAGTGAGACTTACACGCGCCCGCACTATACTATCGAGGCCGCGCCAACCAAGTACTGCGATGATCGCGAGTATGGTAATTGCCACCAAGAGTTCAATCAAGGTAAAACCAGAGGACGACGGCCGGGCTTTAATCACGCGGCACCACCTGTGTCAGTTTGACGATTCTGCGATCGGGATGCGAGGCCTCAAACACGAAGACTTCTACCCTTCGAAAGGAAGGATTTGGCGTCGACAATACATGTTCTTCGCAAATCAAATTCATCTCAGCCTGAGGGCATGGGAAACTTCTATCCCCAAAGGCGGGCCAGATATGTCCCAAACGAATTTGAGATAAATGATTTTCTGCCGACCAACTAGCCATCATCGCCCCTCTTAGATCGCCACTATTTTGGGTCAGACTACCAACTGCGCGCAAGCTCGCGCCCAAGGCGGTGCCGACAATCACTAAAGCAACCAGCACTTCTAACAAAGTAAAGCCGGAGAAGAAAAATGGGCGAACCAATCGGCGGGCGGATGGCAGCAAGATAAACTCAGATCTCATTTATTCAACGATAAAATGGCCAACGCCATCGGCTTTAATAACAACATGGTCATCTCCAACATTCAGATCAAGAACAAAGGGCTTATCGACAGGCTCTCGCCCAAAGATGATACGCAAGGGACCATCACTACGTGCGGCTGGGCTTATAGACAGCTTCACCGGAGTAAGAGCAAATTCACGCTCACGTAACATATCCAGATCAGAAATAACATCCCAGCGATTTTCGGTACGCACCAAGAAATGGTAACCATTTTCAGTGGCTTCAAATGCGGTAGGCGCATTGCGCACGATGGCTTCCTCGCGCGCCAATTGCAGCAACAAGGCGATACGCTGGGCATCCGTCTGCAAACGCTGACGACTACTCTGTATTGTGCTAAATGAAACCGCGCCCAGCATAATGCCGATAATGACTAAGACCACCAGCAACTCAAGCAGAGTAAAGCCGCGTTGACGCGTGAATCGTGTGTTAGATGGAGTCACAGCAGCAACGCTAGACGCGAAATATTTACAGATCCCACGAACCAATATCGGTGTCGTTGCCGGTACCACCAGGCTGTCCATCTGCACCTAATGAGAAAATTTCTATTTCCCCTTTAATTCCAGGCGATAGGTATTGATAAGGATTACCCCATGGATCTTTCGGCAATTTATCGATATAGCCACCGGTTTTCCAGCCATTGGCAGAAGGCCCGGCTGTCGGTTTTGCAATGAGGGCTTGCAAACCTTGCTCGGTACTAGGGAAATGCATATTATCTAATTTATACAACTTCAATGCACTCATCATCGTGGAGATGTCCTGCTTGGCGGCGACTATGCGCGCATCATCAGTTCGACCCATGAGTTTTGGCACCACCAAAGCAGCCAGAATTCCCATGATGACCACCACCACCATGATTTCTATTAGGGTAAAACCACGGGCTGCACGCGAGACTAAGCTAGTAACCGGTTTGCTATGGCGATAGAGATGAAAACTTTGTTTGTTCATAAAATAAAAGAGAAAATAAGCCTAATTGATTAAATTAAACATGGCCAAAAATGCGTAATCAGAAATCGTAGCATGAAAGTATTACTTTCATATGAAGTTTCACTCCAATCAATACAAGTAGCTGGCTAACAGGGCAATTTTCTGGGTTGGCAGAGCTAAAAGCACTCTACACTAAATATATTTAAACTAGTTTAAAAAGGTGTAAGCGAATTGCAACAAGTTCTCGCCACTTAAAAATCGAAGAAAAACCCCACTGAAAAACAACAGTGGGGCTAATTTATACTTCAACAAAACTGACACAAAATTTACTGAATAGTCGCGACCAAACTTGCCCCATTCACAGCTGCATAGGCTTTCAATAATAGGTAATAGGTCCCAGCAGCGGGAGAATTTATCGTTACGGTTTCAGCGTTAGTCGATCCATCTGACTTACCGTCGTAGACTGTGCTGCTAGCTGCTGAACCAAGTTTTACATACAAATCGCCGTCGCCACTACCTCCTGACAATTTAAAAGTCAAACTAGACTTACCAGCGGGCACCACGATAGTGTAGGTTTTGCTTGCATTGAGCGCCAGCGAGATTCCACTAACAGCAGTCCCGCTACACAAGACCGTTGCCGAAGGTGTGCAGCCAGGTGGTGGTGTCGTGCTTGAGTAGCTAGCCACTATCGAAGCACCACTCACCGCTGCATAGGCGTTTGCCAGCAAATGGTAGGTGCCAGCAGTTGGCGCTGCAATCAAGATACTCTCTGCATTGCTAGAGCCGTCAGATTTCGCGAGATACGAGCTAGTACTAGGCGCAGTAGCTAGTTGCGTGTAAAGATCGCCATCGCCACTACCACCGGACATTTTGAAGCTTAGATTGCTAGCACCTGCGGGTACGGCGAAGGTATATTTCGCTTGATCACCGGCCGCACCAGAAAAACTTACCGCAACATCCTTAGTCAAAACACCTGGTGGTGGAGTAACAACCGCGCCATCACTACCCAGTTCCACCGCATACGCCATCGCCATACGCGCGAACTTAAGCGCCCCCAAAGCTTGGCTACCTGAATTGGCGTAAGTGTCGTTTGCGGTATGGATGTAGGGATTATCCTGATTTATCAAAGACTCAAACGGCATAGAGGCAGGATAGCCTTGTGCAGTCCAGGATGCATGATCAGAACAGGCATAGCCACAAACATCGTTACCCACGGTCAAACTTGGCAAATAAGTGGAGATTAAGTTTGCTACGAAGCTGTTTTGCGCCGCGTTGGTATAGTCGGTGTACAGATAGATATCTTTCGCCGAGCCCTTGTAATTGGTCATATCCAACTGCATAACACCAACCACATTGACATTATCGGCTTTAAATTTAGCAGCGATTTCTGCCGATCCTTTCAGCCCCACCTCTTCCGCCGAATATCCGATAAATTTCAAAGTGCGTCGTGGTTTATAGTTATTCGCCAGCATAACGCGGATCACCTCGGTCAAACTGGCAATTCCAGAGGCATCATCATCGGCTCCCGGCGCCTTGGCTGCCTCAGACCTGTCATTCAAATTAATAGAATCAAGGTGACCGCCCAGCACCACGACTTCAGACGCGTTATCTGTACCTTGTATCGTCAAAATGACAGATTTTTGCGCCCATCCTGTATGCGTGAATTGTTCAACCAAGATATCACTGCGCGCAGCACTCATTTGCTGCCACTTGGTTTTGAGCCAATTGGAGGCATTCACACCATTGGTGGTGGTGTAATAGCGATTGGGAAAAGCCGACATATCGACGATGGTTTGCCCTATATTACTGTCTTGCATCTGCGTTAAATACGGAGTGACGGTGGCTTGATTATCGATCACATACGAGGGAGCAAGTAAGCTCATCATCTGCATAGGCTGCATCAAAGCAGCACGACCGCTGGCCTCGCTGGTATGCGACATAAAACCACCGCAACGATTCAATTTATGGTGTATCGCACCTGACAGACTTAACATTAGCGACTCGTCGACCTGCACCAGATGCACTTTTTCCTGAGCCAGGATGCCTGGAGCACCGGACAGCAGCACTTTGCTCTGTTTCGCGATGGTCTTTGGCGCTAACTTCTGCAACTCTGCATAAGCGGCATCGCCCAGAGTGATCCAGACTTTATCTGCAGCATATAGATTTGTAGCGCCCATAGAAAAGACACCTAAGAGCAAGCTAGTAATTAATTTCTTTTGCATGAAAATCTCCCGCCCAGACATGCACAAACATGTGGGCAAAAATAAAATTGAAACCTCGAAATGAAAAAAGCCTCCCTCAAAAACAGAGAGAGGCTTACCAATTAAGGATCAGGAAATTACTGAACAGTTGCTACAAGGCTAGTGCCACTAACTGCAGCATAGGCCTTCAACATCACATAGTAAGTCCCGGCTGCAGGAGCATTAATCGTGATCGTTTCGGTATTGGTAGAGCCATCCGATTTACCGTCATAGGTAGAGGTGGTCGGTGCAGAGCCAAGTTTCGCATAAATATCACCATCACCAGTGCCGCCCGACAATTTGAAAGTCAGACTAGTTTTGCCTGCTGGAACCACGATAGAGTAAGTCTTCGTTGCATTCAATGCCAATGACAGATTACTTACCGCAGTACCGCTACACAACACGGTGGCGCTCGGCGTGCAGCCGCCAGAACCACCAGTCGAGTAAGTGGCCACGATAGAAGCACCACTCACTGTTGCGTAGGCATTCGCCAACAAATGGTAAGTGCCTGCCGCGGGTGCTGCGATCAAGATACTTTCCGCATTACTCGAGCCATCTGATTTTGCCAGATAAGAAGTTTTAGTTGGATCTGTTGTCAACTGCACATACAAATCGCCATCACCGGTACCGCCTGACATTTTAAAGCTCAGATTGGTGGCGCCTGAAGGTACGGCAAACGTGTACTTGGAACTAGCTCCAGTCGCACCTGCAAAGCCGACCGAGACATCCTTAGTCAACACCGCATCACCGCCGCCACCGCCACCACAGCCCCCCGTCACACCCACACTAGCAAAAGCAGCGGTTACATCGGCCACCGCATAGCCACGGCTAATTGCAGCCTTTTCTACACCGCATGCACCTTGATTAAAGGTGCTATTCGCGGTCCAATGCAGGCGATTGGCATCTGCCATGACTTCGAATGCTTTACGTACGGTCCAGCCGGATTTAGTTGCCAACAAATAAAATGCTTTGTTGAAGACGCCACTAGTGTTATGCACATCCATGCTGCTGGTGTACTTGCTAGCGTGTCCTATGGAACGACCATCTTGCTCAGGATTGGCCATGTAACGCATCGCGCCTGAGCCTTTTTTGATGTCGTCACCCACCATAAAAGTACCGGTGCCACGCATATACCAGGATGCAGCTTCACCAGCCATATCCGAGAACGCCTCATTCATACCACCCGACATTTGTGAATACACCAAACCAGAATTTTGCTCGGTATAACCATGGCTCACCTCATGCGCTGTCACACCCAGAGAAACCAAAGGATAGAAAGTTGAGCCGCCATCACCATAACTCATCCCTACACCATCCCAGAAGGCGTTTTCCCAACCAGCGACGTCGTAATGTATCCGCATCTCTAGCTTGCCCGTGATAGGACGTTGCCCCAGCCAATCGGTGTACATATTAAAAACCACGTTACCAAAGAAATGACCATCATTCAGAGGAGAATAGGCACCATTGGTAACTTTGTAGGTATTGGTAGGGCAGGCGAATTTATACGCAGCACTAGGCTTAGTTGTGCCATTCAAATAATTATAGGTAATGACATTGGTACTATCCATGGAGCACGTACTGGTCACTTGCAAAGGACCATAGGTAGAACCGCTACCAGCCGATCCATAAGTGTATTGCCCAATTCTGCCATTACCGCCAGGGCCACCGGCCTCGGCATGCGTCATACCCTCCCAATGCTGGATCACCGCGCCCGTGTTGGCATCGAGAATGAAATGTGGACGACT from Undibacterium parvum includes these protein-coding regions:
- the gspI gene encoding type II secretion system minor pseudopilin GspI, which produces MRSEFILLPSARRLVRPFFFSGFTLLEVLVALVIVGTALGASLRAVGSLTQNSGDLRGAMMASWSAENHLSQIRLGHIWPAFGDRSFPCPQAEMNLICEEHVLSTPNPSFRRVEVFVFEASHPDRRIVKLTQVVPRD
- a CDS encoding PulJ/GspJ family protein, producing the protein MIKARPSSSGFTLIELLVAITILAIIAVLGWRGLDSIVRARVSLTTELEQTRGIQISFAQLENDSAHIAGDFLLPGRTSLYASGQNLIMIRIVNEDLQPTRLQVVAYRVVEGVLSRRESEATRDMRVLDSILQSALSGTDNMPAVNLQSNIIAFEMRTWNSSENNWRVAGSDLASGNQQGAKAVPPKTGLEVSLQLQGREHPLLKVFLLGAA
- the gspM gene encoding type II secretion system protein GspM, which translates into the protein MKQSMMLEAAASFWQQCDARERLWLSVGIASIFLAIVYLIFVNPALSNRANLEKKIPQLRLQVAEMAVMSGQYAKIAGEMTADVAPVTREVIESSLQRRGLKAQTLTTADDVVRLQITAASYSNLMEWLLEMQKAARLTVEEIKLTTLTEVGQVSVVLTLKQQKSAF
- the gspL gene encoding type II secretion system protein GspL, producing MASILYLLSPSKNVARASSDLAGLARPYALISENGEVQQQGRETLAKLQGIAANARQVTLLLAASDVTLLTVKIPPMSAAKLKAALPNLIEDQLLTDTSELILLASTPVNGMCSIAAVDRSWMEALHAEAQVLRPKKLTAYALSMTMQAQADAMSVLIEPQQQVLELALRPPGQNAVGLTIDLRSENSLSDTTGVLAQEVLQTLNLFSAGAAVSVALPAEHVAQYQQLAEGDQELAGRFHFQPSDWRARIAGLNSSSIDLMSSVSHDNQTSFDWHKWRWPLGLALATLTINLAGLNLQWLSMKREAQALNDSLTQTYRTSFPKESVIRDPLLQMQQKINLSRKLVGESTPEDFLVLSAQFAQVWDGMVADKPSAPAIVTMEYRERSLFVKIKSAGLLQVDQFKAGLQAHALVLVSTSDGVLQIRPDRGDGK
- a CDS encoding M20/M25/M40 family metallo-hydrolase, giving the protein MQKKLITSLLLGVFSMGATNLYAADKVWITLGDAAYAELQKLAPKTIAKQSKVLLSGAPGILAQEKVHLVQVDESLMLSLSGAIHHKLNRCGGFMSHTSEASGRAALMQPMQMMSLLAPSYVIDNQATVTPYLTQMQDSNIGQTIVDMSAFPNRYYTTTNGVNASNWLKTKWQQMSAARSDILVEQFTHTGWAQKSVILTIQGTDNASEVVVLGGHLDSINLNDRSEAAKAPGADDDASGIASLTEVIRVMLANNYKPRRTLKFIGYSAEEVGLKGSAEIAAKFKADNVNVVGVMQLDMTNYKGSAKDIYLYTDYTNAAQNSFVANLISTYLPSLTVGNDVCGYACSDHASWTAQGYPASMPFESLINQDNPYIHTANDTYANSGSQALGALKFARMAMAYAVELGSDGAVVTPPPGVLTKDVAVSFSGAAGDQAKYTFAVPAGASNLSFKMSGGSGDGDLYTQLATAPSTSSYLAKSDGSSNAESILIAAPTAGTYHLLANAYAAVSGASIVASYSSTTPPPGCTPSATVLCSGTAVSGISLALNASKTYTIVVPAGKSSLTFKLSGGSGDGDLYVKLGSAASSTVYDGKSDGSTNAETVTINSPAAGTYYLLLKAYAAVNGASLVATIQ
- the gspK gene encoding type II secretion system minor pseudopilin GspK, with product MRKFRQTGVAVVTALLLTTLAITIVASLFWQQQVQVRSIENQRFQLQKKWVLRGALDWARLILREDVRNSNNVDHLGEPWAVTLGDTHLDQYVENGKADTEQSEASLNGKITDAQSRFNLNNLAVNGVADIQETAVLARLLTNLRINPLLAQSVAGAVASTQPKPVLGGGETGKSGTTNPVVPPLISTDSAASSSDATKGVGRSANSSFPDAAADVQFLRFSQIDDLLSVTGFSPEMLRALKDFIAVLPQKTTINLNTTSKEVMSACLNISLTDAAIIVAGRDRAYFRDLADFENRFPGKITALNSKSVSFSTNYFFINGKVKLSRSALEVNALLERTAIASKVLWIREN
- a CDS encoding GspH/FimT family pseudopilin translates to MTPSNTRFTRQRGFTLLELLVVLVIIGIMLGAVSFSTIQSSRQRLQTDAQRIALLLQLAREEAIVRNAPTAFEATENGYHFLVRTENRWDVISDLDMLREREFALTPVKLSISPAARSDGPLRIIFGREPVDKPFVLDLNVGDDHVVIKADGVGHFIVE
- a CDS encoding M4 family metallopeptidase, whose protein sequence is MEKTIKLHQVSRPLLLVTLVAAACNVMAADRVNLDNAPLPAARSALTQAKTHELLGLAATDIRELRSVKYANGKVVTRFEQLHQGVPVWGEGIVQHAAANQPQASFSGSMVNNIANDIASVKPLYSAAQALSRAKTQAGVTRTENDQAKLYVKLDANNKAQLIYVVSFISTGKASRPHFILDANTGAVIQHWEGMTHAEAGGPGGNGRIGQYTYGSAGSGSTYGPLQVTSTCSMDSTNVITYNYLNGTTKPSAAYKFACPTNTYKVTNGAYSPLNDGHFFGNVVFNMYTDWLGQRPITGKLEMRIHYDVAGWENAFWDGVGMSYGDGGSTFYPLVSLGVTAHEVSHGYTEQNSGLVYSQMSGGMNEAFSDMAGEAASWYMRGTGTFMVGDDIKKGSGAMRYMANPEQDGRSIGHASKYTSSMDVHNTSGVFNKAFYLLATKSGWTVRKAFEVMADANRLHWTANSTFNQGACGVEKAAISRGYAVADVTAAFASVGVTGGCGGGGGGDAVLTKDVSVGFAGATGASSKYTFAVPSGATNLSFKMSGGTGDGDLYVQLTTDPTKTSYLAKSDGSSNAESILIAAPAAGTYHLLANAYATVSGASIVATYSTGGSGGCTPSATVLCSGTAVSNLSLALNATKTYSIVVPAGKTSLTFKLSGGTGDGDIYAKLGSAPTTSTYDGKSDGSTNTETITINAPAAGTYYVMLKAYAAVSGTSLVATVQ
- the gspG gene encoding type II secretion system major pseudopilin GspG: MNKQSFHLYRHSKPVTSLVSRAARGFTLIEIMVVVVIMGILAALVVPKLMGRTDDARIVAAKQDISTMMSALKLYKLDNMHFPSTEQGLQALIAKPTAGPSANGWKTGGYIDKLPKDPWGNPYQYLSPGIKGEIEIFSLGADGQPGGTGNDTDIGSWDL
- a CDS encoding type II secretion system protein N yields the protein MSKRVGLLWVLAAIASVIATILVFLPASWLALILEKQTAGRLSLGDVRGSFWSGSAFVGGASGISGPVTPLFPGRFSWQISPMLLLGQLDVVLENSKVLSQAVKLNGNLSQWHVAAASLSLPPERLEGLGAPLNTIGPTGQVRLNWSGLDFTRYETKLDVIGKMQLELNDMGSRLSSIKPLGSYSLAFDWHGQIADVVLTSQKGPMLLSGNGSLNAGRFQFSGKAQAETGQEEKLANLLGLLGQRRRDGDKDVIALEFK